TGGTGCTCAGTTTGCGATCAAGATCATCAGAGCTCTAAATGTAATGTGGTCATAAGTGTTGAGTCTAGAAAGCAAGTTTTGAGGAAGAAAGGCAAATCTCAAATCTGGGCATTTGTCACGTACCGGTAACTGTAAAAGTcctgtgaaatgtttcaaatCTCAAGGACCCCACCATGTTGCTGTGTGTGATACTTTTGAACACACTGTGAGTGGACCAGAGCAAGTTGAGAATGTTCCTAATGTCTCTACCAGTTTGTATGGGATCAGTACAGAGGGTCCGTGCTGTTGCAAACTTTAACTGCTGAGGTCGCACGTCCAGACTATGACAGTAGTCCACTAAATGTGCGTCTTGTTTTCGATTCATGCAGTCAGCGATCTTACGTGACTCAGACTGTTAACAAAAAATTGCAGCTACCCGTTGTTGTTAGAAATTCGCTGCTGATCAAAACCTTCGGAGAATCAGATGCCAGACTACGTACCTGTGAGATTGTTCAAGTTGGCATCAAAACGTTATGCGATGAAACTGTGTACATTCAAGCGTATGTAGTACCAGTGATCTGTGGCCCCTTGACCCAACAGTCCACTGAACTGACTCAGTCTAGCTATCAACATCTCCGTAACCTGCTACTGGCTGACAGAGCTGCTGGTGGAGTGCTAGCAGTCATTCAGTATTCTCGTTCGGGCTGACTACTGTTTGTCCTTGGTAGAAGGTACTATAGTGAGGGGTGCACCATGGGAACCAGTTGCTCTGGCCACAAAGCTAGGATTTGTCCTCTCTGGACCCACTAAGGTCATGTGTGATAATGTCCATGCCAACACTGTTTTGAAGGTTGAATCGAGGGTAATTAATCATGATGATCTTGCATCAGAACTGAGAAAATTCTGGGACTGTGAATCCCTCAATGCCACTCTGGATGACAAGTTTGTTAATGAAGTTGAATTTGTGGAAGCAAGATATCAAGTGGGACTACCATTCAGGGAGGATCATGACCTCCTTCCTGATAATTTTGCTTTGTGCAAATCAAGGTGGATGTCACATTTAAGGTGTCTGAGTGTTAAGCCTGATGTGTCCAGGCAGTATAATGCTGTCATCCGAGAACAGCTGAAACAAGGGATCATTGAACCTGTAGATCAAGGAACTACATATGGTGTTGGCAACGTGCATCACACCCCCTATCATGAAgtgttaactgaatagagtgtaatgtgaagtgctggatTGTGAAGTGCTGCAcggtgtaatgtgaagtgctacacggccaacgtttgtataaacgtaacctttccttgtacttgtacatgttcattgccgtgactttaacatcttcacttcccacggcctgctcccgtctgaccttgtagctcagtcggtagagcggcggagatctaacccgaaggtcgtcggttcaattcccaccctggtcagagtttttctctgtccttgtgtgggcccatttccatctgtagggctaacgctcacatggtttatatgggattgaaatctagcacttcacattacactctattcagttaactctgtttaaaatataagtgctacacggccaacgtttgtataaacgtaacctttccttgtacttgtacatgttcattgccgtgactttaacatcttcacttcccacggcctgctcccgtctgaccttgtagctcagtcggtagagcggcggagatctaacccgaaggtcgtgggttcaattcccaccctggtcagagtttttctctgtccttgtgtgggcccatttccatctgtagggctaacgctcacatggttcatatgggattgaaatctagcacttcacattacactctattcagttaagtctTGAATTCACTTCCGTTGACTTACCTTTATGATGAGTTCGAGGAACCCATGGCGCCGTCTCACCTAGTCATAGgccaaggaattttgtcaatGACATCAAAGAACTATTCCATTGATGATGGACATACCCAGCAAGCGCTTTCAAGGAGAGCAAGGTTCTTACAGCGTATCCTCGATCATTTCTAAAACCGCTGGCGAGCAGAGTATCTCACACAACTTAGAGAACAACATCGTTGTTCTAAGAGAGTTAGCTCACTCCATAAGGTTCAAGTGACAGATGTTGTGTGCATACATGAGACGACGATCCCAAGACAGCTGTGGCGACTTGGAGAGGTTCAACGCTTACTTCCTGGTCCTGATGGCGAAATTCGAAGTGCAGTGGTGAAAGTTAAGTCCAGCAACTTGCCCTCGTCAGAATGGAGACACCCACTGCAGAGACTCTGGAAGTGAAGCTGAATACTGAACCGGATAACGCTGTTCCTATTACAGTTGTGAGAGACGAAGATGTTCCAGCAGTTTTTGTAAAATCTAGCTAAGAAACCTTTCTAAAGTGATGTGTACGAGtatttttgtaataagtttGTTTGTCATgagattttcttaattttgaactttgattggttaatgTCATGAATCAACGAGGGCGAGTGTGTGGAAAACTGGATCCTACTACTGAACATTGAACTCTTGCGTTGTTCTTCGATGTGATCTTGAAAGTAGTCTTGAAAGAAATGTGATTACTTATTTCTATATACAAAGTTGTCTTATTGCGTACGGTTCTTGCAAAAGGTTGAAACGCAGACTTTAACCTACCTATATAaccgtgattttttttttttgtacccaGACCAAACGACTGGCTTCGCGTGGCGACTGGAGAAGAAACCCAGTACAATAATGACACCTTATTATGCGGTTACATAGAGCCTTTTTCTCTTGTTGTTCACGGCGACCAATCAGAGTTGGCACTTCAATATACGAACACATATCGCTATTCAAAAGGCTTTTCAGTCTGGTATCTTGGACTTGAAGATCCCTTGATAGGTATCAAACAAatctatatatctatctatttatTCTAAAGAGTAGCGCCAACATAGATGAAGCTATTAGATTTTACGTGGTAAGGGACCAGGGAAACTTTGTTTCAAGAATTCCTAGATAGTTGTTTTTTCTCACAATAATTGATCTTGCTCGCTTTATATTTGAGATACCTCATTTAAGTAATTAcctattttttttctgacagaTACTGACCTATCATCATGGCAACTGCTAGTTCACAACGTTACGTCATCGTCAGCGGCCGTGGAGTGGGAAGCTTTTCCTCTCAATGTATCGATTTCCCACTTTATGGTGATGTTCACGGAGGAAAACACAAATATATCTGTTTTGTTCAAAGTCTGGTCTTTGTACGATCgaaattattttgtaaacaagCTGTTAAAGCCAAACCGAGTGTATGAATTCCAGGTACTTGCGTTCACGGTAGGCGTCGAGAATGTCACTTATTCCACCAAAATCCAAACCATCACGACTGGAGAAGAAGGTGAGGACCGCGTGGCAACAATCTAAACTTTTATGTTTGTGTAAACTTACTTTTACAAGCTGAAAATTAGTCAGTTGATTTTTCGTAATGATGGAAATAAAGCCTTAAAAATTGTTGTGACGTCGGCGGGATTCAGAAAATGAGATCACTGTTGCTCTAAACTGACTCTTCGACTGGATAGAAGAGAGCGTGCTCTAGGCATTATGGTGGTAAATTGCTTCAAGGAAAATATGAAGAGCAAAGCTGCGATGCAATGTTGAGCCAGGTGACACTCATGTTATACAAGCTTGCTCCCTTATTTCTGCGTAACCCAGTAGCTAGGGCAACGGTAATGGAATCCAAACTACAGAATGACAACCTTCtctccaacaacaacaacaacaataacaaataaacaaaactatatgacatatcaatacaatgataacaacaaaaacatgcaaTAATGAGTGAATCCCTGAATCTTGCACCCTCACTAAGTCGTCCAATCGATAGCGCAACGGTAATGGATTCAAAACTTAACAACGACaacaatcagtcaatcaatcaatcaatcaatcaatcaataaatctaTGCCAtaacaaatacaacaacaaataatCAAAACACCCTTACATATTGCTTCTTTTAGCTCCTAGTCGGGCACCTACAAATGTGCGGGTAAGGAACTTCCAACCAAATGAGATTCTGGTACTTTGGGATGCGGTCAAGCCACAGTATACGAATGGCCAGATACAAGGCTACACAGTCCACTACAGAAATTAtgattactactactactacttctactatgGGGATCATGCAAAAAACATTACCATTAACGACCCAAACGTGTTCCAGATGGTGCTGCGAGGTTTGAATGGAGGAAGCAAGTACCAAATAGCGGTTTCTGCTTTCACTTCAGTGGGTGAGGGACCTCGGTCGCCGTTGATCTCATTCGTAGTCGGTGAGTGTTGGCAAATAGTGTCGGGTAGACTTGACAAGTTTAGCCGTTGACCTTGGCTTGTCAAGGtcaaacaaaatcatttgtccAGCCAACGTATTTTCGGGGAAAGAAGAATCAAGTAAGAAGAAATTCGATACGAGTTTGGGTatgtttttacttttctttataTAATTTTAAAGGTTAGAAATGGGTCCTTAGGGAATCCCTCATTTAGCCTAGAGGTGGGGTGGGAGCATAAACGAAGCATTCAAGCTTTGGTGGTACAACTTTGTTTCAAggctttcataaatattttcgGGGAACATTTTGGTGTGTCAATTGCATGGTCATGTCACCTGAAGTCTCTATGGCAAAGATGTTTGCAATCTGTGTTTTTCCAATCAATTTTGGCGCTGTTCTTACCTCTTGGAAAAAACTGAATTACCCTCGCACACGAACGAAAGAAAAGCCCTGGGTTAAGACGTGCAAATCAATTGAAGTATTAAAGTGCAAGCAAAAATTTATCAAGGTCATCAAGCAAAATAAATCTAAGCGAGGTAAatttaaaaactgtttttaaatCGCTTTCTGACTTGTCTCTATGACAaaaaccaatttctttacaagCTCTGCTGAAAAATGAATATGAATTTAAGAAGGCAGTTTTTAAGTCCCTTTGCATTAAATTTTGCTTTATAAGGTTGTGGTGGTAATTTTAACCAGTCCTTTGGAACAATCCACCTTCAGAAATCAGACTACAATGAGCTGCAATGTAACTGGACGATAGGAAGTGTTGGCATCAGTAATGCAGTCATCCTTCTTTCTCTAAAAGAACTCCGTTTCGATTATTGCGGGAGGTGAGTTTTGGTGACTTAAGGTGGCCCAGACGTCTTAAATTCCAAGTTGTTGACATTGTTGAGTCTCCTTTTTTTGGTAGGAAAGATTTTACCGATTTCTGTGATTTTTGGTATCCGAAACAGGTGCGGTAgggtaggggtaggggtagggtgcagggggtgcgcCGCCTCCCCCCCTTTCTGAGATGAACTGCGGCTTTCTAATGCAACTAAtattctaccccccccccccaaaaaaaaaaaaccctcaacAGTCAGCTACGCATATCCTTAGTTgtgcaccccctcctaagaaaaatcctggatccaccccagCCACATGAGTAATGTCTAAATGTAACGgagaaacaaaaacatttttcttgCTGGCCAAACTTTTTTTGCGATATCAGCAAATTTATAAACAAATCCAGTGCCTATAATGTTCAAATCCGATGAcaacttatttatttacttcttcaaacaaggcttagtcctctctctctctcttgtaTGTGCAATTTCAAGGATAATCCTGGCAAACCACTCACTGCATACATGCGAGTTAAATGTACCCTGAAAATTCGGTAAGCTAATGCATTTAtgtaggggtgcagggatggcgcagtggtgagagaattcgcctcccaccaatgtggcccgggttcgattcccagactcggcgtcataagtgggttgagtttgttggttctctactctgcaccaagaggttttctccgggtactccggtttcccctctcctcaaaaaccaacatttgacttgatttgtgttaattgttaacttTAATTTACAATGCCCCAATGAGTGCttcagtgctagaacgactagacacttcaataaagtttctttcctttcctttcctttggcGAGCGTAGCAAGACCATTTCCCATCTACAAGGCTAATGCTATACCTTTATTCAAAGACACAGAACGAATACAATGCTACTGGCAAAGACAGCCAGCtactctgcgagcagagtctgcttcgatcttcctagataagtcgggaagaggaaagtagactctgccagccggctcgactttctttgatttgccgctcatccaaagaaatggatgaggcAGTCCAgcttcgacttgtcaaaccatgtgcgcatgatcaatcacCAAGCGTCATCTAGAATTGAGaaaactattaattttttcagtaaagaatgaaaatggcaatttaaaaacttgaactatcttgatttttgaaggaaatgattcctttgTTGCCGTGTGCTTGCAAGAGTTGTTCAAAAATATacctactgtttgttttggttttgtggttttgcggttactagtcacgcatgactgactcccgaatacgtttgaaTCTTTAACcaatgctcaacacgaaatgtcaagccggctggcagagtctactttcctcttcccgacttatctaggaagattgaaagagactctgctcgctgACTAACAGCCAGCGCAACAGAGAGCAAAACTTTATGCTAAAGGCAAGGTGAAATGAAATCTCCCATATTCATCTGACTTATCGCTTATTTCTCCTTTTATGTCCCTAAAAACAAATTCAGCTTGACGAAACAGGGaatctataaaaaaaattgctattttcCAGCACTTTAAATGTACTTTTTGAAGAGGAATAAAATAGGCAAGAAGAGTTCGAAACATTATCTTTCAATTAAGATTGCGATAAAAATATATTCAAAATCCCTGGATTTTTGGTCTAACATTGGTCAGAGGAATTTTGCTACAAGAGGATAACCAGTTTACATTTTTTAGAGGGACACAGTCAGCTGTGGGATGGCGCTAacctggacactagttttttgtggtagtgcactaccATATTGTCATCGGGAATGTCTGAGTGAGTGAAAGATTTGTAGGTCTGCAGCTTCTTGAATTACAACAATTGATGGTTGTTTGCGGCCCACTTCTCGcctctttcttttcttaatttCCTTAATGAAAAGAGAACGAAAACTGTTTGAGTATGTTATTATCAAATTAACAGACATATTTAAATTCTTAAATGTCTTAAATCAAAATCGGCCTCTTTTGTCACTTCTGTTCTACGGAGATCGTCACACAAGCTCACATTCTACAGATATTCTGCAGGTCAAATGAACAAGCAAAAAATTGCACCAGTCgaccataatatttttactctcaaagaCCGGGCCAACTTCTCTGTCTGCATTGTAAAACATTCAGCAGTATTTTCCTCGCaacggaaagaaaaacagaagaaaacttTTTTATCTTCATCATTACGATCAATCAGCAaaaaaatgtagatttcatcagcttgttTGTGTTGAAATTCCCACGACGCTTGCGCTCAAAATTTTTGCCCAGTAATAGAAAAGGTGAGCTTATCTGAATTGaacgaaacattaaaaaaaatcgcaACTTAGTTTTCACACGTCAAATGAAAACTTTTAGTGTAAGTGCACTTTCGGCAATGCTACTTAAATTTTGTTGATAGGTAAGGATGTATATTATTATGGGGTGccgtttgtaaaaaaaattatttagaacaaacttgtgacattttttcttatttagaaataattaaaattgccagaaaatttatttataaataagacGCAAAACTTGTCGcatgatatgtaaataattgttttaggcacatcctgatttataaataattttggtcgcgaaatgaattatatataaataatgaattacacaacttcaattatttataaatcagtcTGTCtctaatatatttatttacatatcataaagttagacaaaccagttgtaaatttattatttataaacaatCAACTCCACCTCGCGTGTAAatccattatttataaataatgactttcgcgtctgggaacaaagtcattatttataaataatgactttcaaCCCTGGGagcaaagtcattatttataaataatgaatttcAACCATTATTTGTAAATGATAAAATTGGCTCTTGCCGCATGTAAAATCATTGTTTACAATAATGCGCTCCACCTCGCGGAAACCATGTAACGTTGTTTCAGAGAGATTGGCATTATGGCGGACCGAGACAGATTGTCTCGTGCTATATCAGAAGCCGTCTCTCGCGCCGTCAGTGATGCCTTGGAAAGTGCCTTGCCTCAGACAAGTAATCGGGTAAGTCACAACGTGGCTATCGGATTTTAATATTTGACCTCTGATTGCTGCGCTTTTATCATTCGATTCCCCGCTGTTGTAGGTTTCACCGAATGAAAATAGCTCTCGCTTTCAAGGAAACACCGTCGTGTCTGCGGTGGTTAATGCTTCCAGCACAAATCTGCAGGTGGGAGTTAATCACTTCAAGTACCTTTAGAACAAAAGTAATACCACACTTTCATTGTTTGCTTTATCTAGTGGCCTCACTTGAAGCGTTGAATGTTTGGTATAAGtttgtcacgccattgcgtgacaagctGCAGAAGGAGGTTAGTTTGTTTCGTGCATTAGTTGCCCCCCTTCCCTCGCCTCCCTTGTAAAGCCGTTTCATTTGTGTTAAATAACAAGATTAAGGTGTTATAAAGGGCCAGCTGAGTTGGTATTGTAAATAGCGTCCCTGACTCTTGAACCCAATGACCCATGAGCATCACTTCTCCAACATTCGGGTGGTTGCTTGCAATCACTTCAACAGCCTGGCGTATCTCAGGACCACTTAAGGCTTAAGGGGGAAAATCTCTGGTTGTCAATGTTAAAATATCGAATATCCATGAACAGGGTGGGTCTGGAAACATGAAATACATTGGTCATAGCAATCTTGAGTTTTAAGAAAGCCTCCAGTTGCTCcttgtcaattcttttcattggCCTCCCTTCGGacctaaagaaaagaaagttatACAGGATTTAAAAAGTCATTCACAGTTTCACCTTAGTGAAAATGGAAGTATATTTTGGACGCGTGATCTTTCATACAATGCCTTTACTATAGACTGCCTTAAAATTTCCAAATTCTCGTTTTCGGCTCAGCCGTGTAATCATAAGAAATGGTAATTCTGACTGTGGCAGTGTATTGTTTTTCACATGAcctcacagcggccatgttggtgtccctgaAGAAAAAAACGGGAACCATATTGGTGTCCCACACTAACCCTGGGAATCCAACTGCAAATTATTTCTTCTGAAACCAATATGGCTACTAATCACATGAGTGAAAATACCCTACAGACATAAGGGGTGGGGCCACTTGAGGAGATTTAAAGATAGTCATAGAAAGTCGGTCTGAAGGTTTTTAAACTAGACTAGGTCTGCACTCCTTTATGCACCCATGTTTTATTAGGGGATATTTATTTTCCAGCGTTCTTAGTTTTCGTCGTAACTCGGCCCCAAAGTTAGCGTCAACACCGAAGGTTGGGGTATTCGTTCTCTTTTTCCCGAAGTCGTTTTGGGTTTCGGTTTCTGTGGTGTCGCATTCATTTCTTGTCGCGTTCATTATTGTTAGtaatatcattatcattatcattatcattatcattatcattattattattagtagtagtagtagtagtagtagtagtagtattgtgGTAATTGgcgttgatttgttaatttgaatttacagtgtccccaattagtgctccagcgctagaacgacttcttcttcttcttcttcttcttcttcttcttcttcttcttcttcttcgtcttcgtcttcgtcttcgtcttcgtcttcgtcttcgtcttcgtcttcgtcttcgtcttcgtcttcgtcttcttcttcttcttcttcttcgtcttcgtcttcttcttcttcttcttcttcttcttcttcttcttcttcttctcctaaACATCATGTGGTGAGTGATCAATAGTTTGCCTGTAAAGGTTGACCTACATGTATAGGCCCCTGTCTTTAAACAGTTGAATGCGTCTCGTTGCGTAGTGTAGCCAGAATAAACACCCGAGGACCGGGTTTTCATCCACTACCCCACCCCCTAGCACTAAATTAGAAAGAACATCTACCGCTTCTACCTCATCTGTACTTCTTCATCAGTGTTGTCAACTATCAAGGCCAATTCTTCTGGTGCGTTCTTACCTGATATGAGAAAAAATGTATCCAGTGATCTAAGgttcattaatattattaattattaatgcaGGCTTCTCGAGAATTACGGTTTTGTGCGATTTAACCGAACGGTATTTTACGATTACACACACAAAATAACCACCTCAGAAGTAATTCCTGCAGtctgtcacgcaatggcgtgacaaaCTTATACCAAACATTCAACGCTTCAAGTGAGGCCACTAGATAAAGCAAACAATGAAAGTGTGGTATTGCTTTTGTTCTAAAGGTACTTGAAGTGATTAACTCCCACCTGCAGATTTGTGCTGGAAGCATTAGCCACCGCAGAAACGACGGTGTTTCCTTGAGAGCGAGAGCTATTTTCATTCGGTGAAACCTACAACAGCGGGGAATTGAATGATAAAAGCGCAGCAATCAGAGGTCAAATATTAAAATCCGATAGCCATGTTGTCACTTACCCGATTACTTGTCTGAGGCAAGGCACTTTCCAAGGCATCACTGTCGGCGCGAGAGACGGCTTTTGATATAGCACGAGACAATCTATCTCGGTCCGCCATAATGTCAATCTCTTTGAAACAACGTTGCACGGTTTCCGCGAGGTGGAGCGCATTATTATAAACAATGATTTTACATGCGGCAAGAGCCAATTTTATCATTTACAAATAATGGTTgaaattcattatttataaataatgactttgctCCTAGGGttgaaagtcattatttataaataatgactttgttcCCACACgcgaaagtcattatttataaataatggatTTACATGCGAGGTGGAGTTTattgtttataaataataaatttacaactggtttgtctaactttatgatatgtaaataaatattttagagacagactgatttataaataattgaagttgtgtaattcattatttatatataattcatttcgcgatcaaaattatttataaatcaggatgtccctaaaacaattatttacatatcatgCGACAAGTTTTGCGtcttatttaaaaataaattttctggcagttttaattatttctaaataagaaaaaatgtcacaaatttgttctaaatatttttttttacaaacggCGCCCCATagattatatcggctagtctgtgtcTGTTGATTTCACAAATAGCCTCTTCTCATTTAatttattcacgcaatttttgatttttgttccACACTTTTCCTTAGAAAAATTATATATGTATGAAAAATATAGTAGCGGAAGCAGCCTGTGTGTCAggtgagagggaaaaaaaagctgaaaagccttttcaaataatcatgtcatttaacagccgcaccggaaaataactgggtcaaacacaaaaataaacaggtcggttggaagcgtgcttgaatcttcaacaaatgagcccagaAAATCGGCAGGAATTTGGGACGCTGATTAATAAGAAAGcagtttctatttccaaaacgatggaattgcCTGGTGATAAagaacctcgtctaggagagtgaatttttgaccttgcgggaaaaaaaaggtcaACTTCACGAGTTggacataacataacataacataacattttattcaggaagttacaacaaaaatataaaacatCCTGAAAAGGGAAATCTAGAGGTTAACCTTgtataaaaacaatttcccaaactaaaaacttacaaaaattatAGAGATAAAATTTAATAGCTAATGATTCAATAaagtttcaataaatattcaaataaatattcaaataaccattgtgatctttgtgttgaattctcCCATTTCTTGTCTACttaataacacttgaaagaaaaaaaaaacaaactaacaaaacaacaatccgatgtcttgccgtcattttgccaAAGATGTATCCAATTGTTAGTAAGATGCAAGATAACTTGTTTACAGGCACCAGCTGAAAGCGATGTCagtttcgattttgcgatttacttgtgcagccaaaagaacaatagaaaaattaaaCGTAGCAAATATCTCCCATActatttttcgctgatggtaactttttatattcgcggcacaaaatttatgttaatgtcacaaaaaaaggttgctgttattcatcgtggtgaagtgcaataataataattatttattctcatttgtctcacgatgtggtcacttgtggtgaagatcgcgacgtttcgactgcatattgctagtcttcatcaggcgatgaggtcgactggttacgcatcaccttttaagcaggatgctccactgtgattggtgcattttaaTCCTCGCTGTTTCGGTTTGTTGTTCCTTCGAGGTCCGCTGTCGTACGGTTCCCCTGTTGTTGcgtttcttgatcgtgggcatccatgcttccggAATTCTACTCCACTATccttgttgatgttgttagggtgaagtcttatgtgaatcgcctctttgaccctgcttgtgtaccaatgaggatcacgatcaataaactttacttcgtgggaggcgcggtggcctcatggttagtgcgctcgactccggatccagtggtccgggttcggggcctggccggggacattgtgttgcgttcttgggcaagacacttactctcacggtgcttctctccacccaggtttATAAATGGGTatcggcgtaatgctgggggtaaccctgcgatggactagcatcccatccaggggggagcataaatactcctagtcgcttcatgctacggaaaccggagataagcgccggccttaatggtgccttcaggctcgtaacagagactttatcTTACCTCGTTCCAAAGCGGCTTGTGTCCGGCGTTGTTACCGTGTTAtgaaacggcggaggtctgggtacAGGCTAGTTGCATGTCTCGCTCATGTTCTTTGACTTTACCGCTTTCACAGGAAATCCTGCAaaccacgccatcttgtttaaTCGGCTCGACATTGTCTTTCGGTCGTACTTGACGTGATCTtaaggttaattgaaaacaatgcgTATGCCTTTTTGCTGTATTCAGCGGCGAAGTTGTTCGGATAGGACTTTGACATAAGGTAAAACCGCAGTAGACTTGTAGTGGATCGTGGGCTCAGCACTACTACTTGGTATcctggtcttggtgattttgtgcaagaaagaaagagggtAACCATGAGAGACAAGAACAGAAGACTGGTGTTTCTTCTCCTTGCAGATAACAGAAGGTTTTGTCACGAGACCTTTGGCGGGCTCGTAGAGACACTTGACAATACCGCGTTTTACTGATTGCGGGTTGTGGGAATCATGCGCTAAGTA
This is a stretch of genomic DNA from Montipora capricornis isolate CH-2021 unplaced genomic scaffold, ASM3666992v2 scaffold_400, whole genome shotgun sequence. It encodes these proteins:
- the LOC138035466 gene encoding protogenin A-like, with the protein product MHSVTSRKLLSTKPRNGDNFYYNDFPTLFTAPLVDGWNVTVVNASESSITFQWPNLTDVRLGNQVRAYVAIVETTDGKEIAGDIVFPNVTSITLSGLEGGTEYRLFAVVVDVLGQPHRSSEVLLFTEEGVPSRSPYVSVNNNYPGGDSINISIHPIPEKYRNGKLLGYNIKYRTSCYGIPNFSAQVDVRASTRSFILTGLLPGKKYYIRVAGFTSKGIGPYYGANAFTTCEPQRTLTAKNGTLYSPNYPCSFLGLHYCRWTIEPQLGGSTVKAIWINFNSFQVGYGPYCRPNDWLRVATGEETQYNNDTLLCGYIEPFSLVVHGDQSELALQYTNTYRYSKGFSVWYLGLEDPLIDTDLSSWQLLVHNVTSSSAAVEWEAFPLNVSISHFMVMFTEENTNISVLFKVWSLYDRNYFVNKLLKPNRVYEFQVLAFTVGVENVTYSTKIQTITTGEEAPSRAPTNVRVRNFQPNEILVLWDAVKPQYTNGQIQGYTVHYRNYDYYYYYFYYGDHAKNITINDPNVFQMVLRGLNGGSKYQIAVSAFTSVGEGPRSPLISFVVGCGGNFNQSFGTIHLQKSDYNELQCNWTIGSVGISNAVILLSLKELRFDYCGREIGIMADRDRLSRAISEAVSRAVSDALESALPQTSNRVSPNENSSRFQGNTVVSAVVNASSTNLQVGVNHFKYL